The following coding sequences are from one Microtus pennsylvanicus isolate mMicPen1 chromosome 1, mMicPen1.hap1, whole genome shotgun sequence window:
- the Azgp1 gene encoding zinc-alpha-2-glycoprotein has protein sequence MVPVLLSLPLLLGPAVLQETGPYSLIFLYTGLSRPSKGFPRFQATAFLNDQAFFRYNSNSRKAEPVGPWSQAEGMEDWEKESQLQRAREEIFLVTLKDIMDYYEDSAGSHTFQGMFGCELSNNRSSGAFWRYAYDGQDFIEFNKEIPAWIPLDPAAAITKQKWEAEKVYVQRAKAYLEEECPAMLKRYLSYSRSHLDQKDPPTVTITSRATPGRSRIFKCLAYDFYPQGISLHWNQDGKMPASESRGVFPSGNGTYLSWVEVEVPAQDRDPYFCHVEHSGLSQSLSVQWDEAKRAKAESKVATRPQ, from the exons ATGGTGCCTGTcctgctgtccctgcctctccttctgGGTCCTGCAGTCCTTCAGGAGACTG ggccttactctctgatcttcctCTACACCGGCTTGTCCAGGCCCAGCAAAGGCTTCCCCAGGTTTCAAGCCACTGCGTTTCTCAATGACCAGGCCTTCTTCCGCTacaacagcaacagcaggaaGGCGGAGCCCGTGGGGCCCTGGAGCCAGGCAGAAGGAATGGAGGACTGGGAGAAGGAGAGCCAGCTTCAGAGGGCCAGGGAAGAGATCTTCCTCGTGACCCTGAAAGACATCATGGACTATTATGAGGACAGTGCAG GGTCTCACACCTTCCAGGGAATGTTCGGTTGTGAGCTGTCGAACAACAGAAGCAGTGGAGCGTTCTGGAGGTATGCCTACGACGGACAGGATTTCATCGAATTCAACAAAGAAATCCCAGCCTGGATCCCCTTAGACCCGGCAGCTGCGATCACCAAGCAGaagtgggaagcagaaaaagtcTACGTGCAGCGAGCCAAGGCTTACCTGGAGGAGGAGTGTCCTGCGATGCTGAAGAGGTACCTGAGCTACAGCAGATCTCACCTGGACCAAAAAG ATCCTCCCACTGTGACCATCACCAGCCGTGCAACCCCAGGAAGAAGCAGGATATTCAAATGCCTGGCCTATGACTTCTACCCTCAAGGAATTAGTCTACACTGGAACCAGGATGGCAAGATGCCAGCATCTGAATCAAGAGGTGTTTTTCCCAGTGGAAATGGGACATACCTATCCTGGGTGGAGGTGGAAGTCCCTGCTCAGGACAGAGACCCCTACTTCTGCCACGTGGAACACAGTGGACTGTCCCAATCTCTCTCGGTGCAGTGGGATGAGGCAAAGAGAGCAAAAGCCGAAAGCAAGGTGGCAACTCGGCCTCAGTAA